The following coding sequences are from one Halococcus hamelinensis 100A6 window:
- a CDS encoding nascent polypeptide-associated complex protein codes for MFGGGGGMNPRKLQQMMKQMGIDIEEIDAEEIVIRTPDEELVFTDAEVQRMDAQGQATYTITGEPESRDAGAGAGSDEAIPVGDGTESSGADDTGGIPDADVEIVAQRTGATEETAREALEAEDGDLAAAVSRLE; via the coding sequence ATGTTTGGAGGAGGCGGCGGCATGAACCCGCGGAAGCTCCAGCAGATGATGAAACAGATGGGGATCGACATCGAGGAGATCGATGCCGAGGAGATCGTGATCCGGACCCCCGACGAGGAACTCGTCTTCACGGACGCCGAGGTCCAGCGGATGGACGCCCAGGGCCAGGCGACCTACACCATCACCGGCGAGCCCGAGTCCAGGGACGCGGGGGCCGGTGCCGGTTCGGACGAGGCGATCCCGGTCGGCGACGGCACCGAGTCGAGCGGTGCGGACGACACCGGCGGCATCCCGGACGCCGACGTCGAGATCGTCGCCCAGCGCACCGGCGCGACCGAGGAGACCGCGCGCGAAGCCCTCGAGGCCGAGGACGGCGACCTCGCGGCGGCGGTCTCGCGGCTGGAGTGA